The sequence GCAGGGAGGAGGTGATGCCGTGGGTGTGCTCCGTGCCGCCCTGGAGGTAGATGCCGCAACGGAGTCCGGGGTCGGTCGCCACCCGGTAGTCGCGCTCGACCCGGACCCGGCCCAGCTCGTCGCGCTGGCACCGGTCGGCGACCGCGCCGAGGACCCCCAGGCCGTCGGCCGGCAGGTATCCGGTGGCGCAGACGACGACATCGGCCTCCAGCGCGGCCGCCTCGCCGGTGACCAGGTTCTCGACGGTCGCGCGGACCGCACCGGGTATCTCCTCGGCGGCCGTGAGGCGCGAGACGTTCAGGAAGCGCAGCCGCTCCGTACCCAGCACCTTCTCCTGGTACGCCTGCCGGTAGAGGTCGTCGATGAGGTCGATGTCCACCACGGAGTAGTTGGTGTTCCCGTGGTAGCCCATCAGCCGGCGCTTCACCTCCTCCGGTGCGGTGAAGTACGCGTCGACGGCCTCCGGGTCGAAGATCCGGTTGGCGAAGCTGCTGTCGTCCGCCGGGCTGTAGCCGTAGCGGGAGAACACCGCGCAGACCTCCGCGGCCGGGAAGCGGCGGTGCAGGTAGGCGACCGCCTCGGCGGCGCTCTGGCCGGCACCGACCACGACGAAGCGGCCGGGCTCGGTGCCGTCGAGGGCGCCGATGTTGCGCAGCAGGTCGGAGTTGTGCCAGACCCGCTCGCCCCGCTCGACGCCCTCGGGCATGACCGGGCGCAGCCCGGTGCCGATGACGAGGTTGCGCGCGCGGTGGACCACGGTCTCGTCCCCGGACCGGGCCGTGACGTCCAGGTACTCCACCACGCCGTCGCGCAGGACGGGTTCGACGGAGACGACCCGGTGGCCGTAGGAGACCATGTCGTCGACCTTCGCCGCGGCCCACTCGAAGTAGTCGTGGAACTCGACCCGGAGCGGGAAGAGGTTCTTGTGGTTGACGAAGTCGATCAGGCGGCCTCTGCTCTGCAGGTAGCAGAGGAAGCTGTACTCGCTCGCCGGGTTCCGGAGCGTCACCAGGTCCTTGAGGAAGGACACCTGCATCGTCGCGTCGTCGATGAGCATGCCCCGGTGCCAGCCGAAGCCGGGTTGCTGCTCGAAGAAGTGCGCGGTGACGGCCTGGTGCCTCCCGACGCGCTCGTTGTGCTCGCTCAGCGCGATCGCCATGGCGACGTTCGACGGCCCGAAGCCGATACCGATCAGGTCGTGGATCAGTGCTGCGTCGCCGGGAAGGGCCCGAGGCATGTCACTCCCATTCGTGCGCCGGTTTGAACTTAGGCAAGGCTAACCTGATCAATCTTGAGTGTCGACCGGGCGGACGGTCAAATCCTCCACCGCCGGTCAACTCCGCCCCGGAAGGGAGCCGTTGCACGGTTAGGTAAGCCTTGCTTTACTTTCCGTGTCAGTTCGCCAGCCCGAGGAGGAACGCTGATGCGGGTCGTCATGTTCGGTTATCAGACCTGGGGCCACCGCACCCTGAAGGCGCTCCTGGAATCCGAGCACGACGTCGTGCTGGTGGTGACGCACCCCCGGAGCGAGCACGCCTACGAGAAGATCTGGAGCGACTCGGTCGCCGACCTCGCCGAGGAGCACGGCGTCCCGGTCCTGATCCGCAACCGCCCGGACGACGACGAGCTGCTGCGGCGCCTGGAGGAGGCCGCCCCGGACATCATCGTCGCCAACAACTGGCGGACCTGGATCCCGCCCCGGATCTACACCCTGCCGAAGCACGGCACCCTCAACATCCACGACTCGCTGCTGCCCAAGTACGCCGGTTTCTCGCCGCTGATCTGGGCCCTCGTCAACGGCGAGTCCGAGGTCGGCGTCACCGCGCACCTGATGGACGAGGTGCTCGACGCTGGCGACATCGTGCGGCAGGAGGCGGTCGCCGTCGGTCCGACCGACACCGCCACCGACCTGTTCCACCGGACGGTCGAGCTGATCGCCCCCGTCACCATCGGCGCCCTCGACCTGATCGCCGGCGGCCGCACGGACTTCACCAAGCAGGACCGCTCGCAGGCCAGCTTCTTCCACAAGCGGGCGGAGGAGGACATCCGGATCGACTGGGGCTGGCCCGCCGACGTGCTGGAACGCCTGGTCCGCGCCCAGTCCGCCCCCTATCCGGCGGCCTTCACCTTCCACCGGGGCAGGCGCCTGGAGATCCTCGCCGCCGTCGTCTCCGAGGGCCGCTACGGCGGCACCCCCGGCCGGATCTTCTACCGCGAGGGCGAGGGCGTGGTGATCGTCGCGGGCGCCGACGCGCGCACCGGCCGCAACCACGGCCTGGCCGTCACCCGGGTCCGCACCGAGGACGGCCGGGAGCTGGCGGCCACCGAGTACTTCACCGCGATGGGCGGCTACCTCACCGCCCGGCCCTGACCACCGGCGGGCCCCGGGGCCCCGCGCCGCGCGGGCGGTGCGGGGCCCCGCCGTCAGGGCCGCCGCCGGAACCGCGGTCGGGCCCGCCGCGAGGACCGGTGCCAGGACCGGTGCCGGGACCGGTGCCGGGACCGCGGTCAGGCCCGCCGCGCGGGCGGCCTCCGCACCGGCCGCAGACCGAAGTGCTCGGCGTCCAGGTGCTCGGATAGCAGCGCGAGAATGTCCGCGAGCCGCTCCCGGTCCGCCGTCGAGAGCGGGGCGAGCACGTCGTCGTCGACGGCCGCCAGCTCCACGTCGACGGCGGCCGCGACCTCGCGGCCCGTGCGGGTCAGCCTGGTCAGCGTCCGGCGGCGGTCCGCCTCGTCGCGGGCGCAGGTGACATGACCGGCGGCCACGAGGTCCCCGACCACCCGGGCCACGTCGGCCGAGGACAGCCCGAGCCGCTCGGCCAGTTCGGCCTTGGAGAGGCCGGGCGTGTCCCCCAGGGCGCAGAGCACCATCACGTGCCAGAGCTTGAGCCCGCGGCCCGCCGCCTCCTCCGCGAGGAGCCGCCGGGCGGCCCGGCCGACGAGCGCCATCAGGAAACTGCTGCGGGCCAGCAGGCCCGGTGGACCCTCCCGCCCGATGTGCGAGCAGCCGGCCGGCGCGGCGGACCCGCGGGAGCGGGCCGGGCGTCCGGGGGCGCCCTCGGGCGCGGTCGCGCCGGAGGCGCGCTGTGCGCCGGGCATACGGTTCGTCATGGAACGTGCCTCCCCTGTCGATCGATCGTGCGTCGTCGCACCGCACAGGCCGGTGACCGACCCTCGGTGTCCCCCCGATCGCGTCTTCGATTTAGGATAGCCTTACCTAAGTTGACAGTGAAGGCGGTGCTCCGCCCGACCTCCCGGGGGACTGTGGCGTGCTACCCGCCCGACCGAAGACCCGACCCGCCGCCCACCCGCCGGGCGGCCCCGCCGAACGGACCACCACCCGGCCGCCGCGGCCCGACCGGCACCGCGCCGCCCGGTGGCGCGCGGCGGGACTCTGCGCGGCCCTGCTGCTGCTCCTCCTGATCACCGTGCTCAGCGTGTCGGTGGGCGCGCGCTCGATCCCCTTCGGCACCGTCCTGCGCGGCCTGTTCTCACCGGACGGCACCGAGAACGCGGTCATCGTCCAGGACTACCGGCTCACCCGTACCCTGCTCGGACTCGCCGTCGGCGCGGGCCTCGGGCTCGCCGGCGCCCTGATGCAGGCGCTGACCCGCAATCCGCTCGCCGACCCCGGACTGCTGGGCATCGAGTCCGGCGCGTCCGCCGCCGTGGTGGCCGCGATCGGCTTCCTCCACGTCACCAGCCCGAGCGGCTACGTCTGGTTCGCCATGGCGGGCTCCGCGCTGACCGCGGCGGCCGTCCACACCCTCGGCACGGCCGGGCGCGGCGCGCCCTCGCCGATCCGGCTGGTCCTCGCCGGAACCGCCGTCAACGCCTCGCTGATCGCCGGGATCTCCACCCTGACCTTCCTGGACCGGGACTCCTTCGCCGCGCTGCGGATCTGGTCGGTCGGCACCCTCGCCGGCCGCGGCGACGACGTCCTGGTGCAGGTCCTGCCGTTCCTGCTGGTCGGCGTGGTCCTGGCGCTGGCATTGGCCGGCCCGCTGAACGCGCTGGCGCTCGGCGACGAACTGGGCAGCGCGCTCGGCGCCCGGCCGGTCCGCACCCGGGTGCTGGTCGCCGTCGCGGTGGCGCTGCTCTGCGGGGCGGCCACCGCGGCGGTCGGGCCCGTCGGCTTCGTCGGCCTGATCGTGCCGCACGCCGTCCGGCTGGTCACCGGGCCGGACCAGCGCTGGCTGCTCGGCTACTGCCTGGTGCTCTCCCCCGCGCTGCTCCTCGGCGCCGACGTGCTCGGCCGGCTGCTGGTGCGCCCGGACGAACTGGCGGTCGGCATCGTCACCGCCGCCCTCGGCGCCCCCGTGCTCGTCGTCCTGGTCCGCCGCCGGAAGGTGCCCCAGCTGTGACGTCCCGTCCGGAGGACCTCGCCCTCCCCCTCCCCCCGTTGTCCGCCGCGCCGGGCGCGATCGACCCGGGCGCGCTCGTCCCGGGTCTGCGGATCCGCCTCGGCCCGCTGCGCCTTCGGGTCGCCCGGCGCCCGCTGGCCACCGGTCTCGGCCTGCTCGCGGCCCTGCTCGTGGTGGGCGTCGCCGCGCTGGGGACGGGCGACTTCCAGGTCTCCCCCGCCGATGTGCTCCGCACCCTGGCCGGCCACGGCACCGGCACCACCGACTACGTGGTGAACGATCTGCGACTGCCCCGGCTGGCGCTCGGCACCGTGGTCGGCGCCGCGCTGGGGCTCAGTGGCGCGGTGTTCCAGAGCCTGGCCCGCAACCCCCTCGGCAGCCCGGACCTGATCGGCTTCGAGACCGGTGCGGCGACCGGCGCCCTGCTCCAGATCCTGGTCCTGGGCGGAGGCCCGTTCGCGGTCGCGCTGGGCGCCGTGGGCGGCGGCTTCGCCACCGCGCTGGTCGTCTACCTGCTGGCGTACCGGCGCGGGGTGCAGGGCTACCGGCTGATCGTGGTCGGCATCGCCGCCGGCGCGCTGCTCAGCTCGGTGAACGCCTATCTGATGACGGAGGCCTCGATCGACGAGGCACAGGCGGCGGCGGTGTGGCTGACCGGCTCGCTGAACGGCCGGGGCTGGGAGCAGTTCGCCCCGGCCGCGGCGGCGGTCGGACTGCTCCTCCCCGCAGTGCTGCTGATGGGCCGCCACCTGCGGCTGATGGAGTCCGGCGACGACAGTGCCAAGGCGCTGGGCGTCCCGGTGGAACGCTCCCGCGCGCTGCTGGTGGTGTGCGCGGTCCTGCTGGCGGCGGTCGCCACCGCGAGCGCCGGGCCGGTCTCCTTCGTGGCACTGGCCGCGCCGCAGCTGGCCCGGAGGCTGTCCGGCGCGGCCGGGGTGAGCCTGCTGCCGTCGGCGCTGATGGGCGCGGTGCTGCTGTGCGCGGCGGACCTCGCGGCGCAGCGGGTGCTGGCGCCGGTCCAGCTCCCGGTGGGCATCATGACGGCGGCGATCGGCGGGCTGTACCTGGTCTGGCTGCTCTCGCACGAATGGCGGTCGGGCCGGCGCTGACCGGGCGCCGGGCGGGGCGGAGAACGGGCGGGGCGGGGAACGAGCGGGGCGGGGAACGAGCGGGGGCGGGGACGACGGCGGGGCCCGTCCGGAGCGGTCCGGACGGGCCCCGACGCACGGCCCGCGGTTCAGCCGGCGGCCGCCTCCTCCTCGTCGTCCTCGTCCGGCTCGTGGTGGTCGAGGTTGACGGTCCCGCGCTTCCAGTAGCCGTCGACGTCGGTGATGTCGCGGTCGAAGCCCAGCGCCCGCAGGTGCCGCCGGATCGGCCTCAACTCGCCCGCCTCGCCCGCGATCCAGACGTAGGGCACGCCGGGCGGGTGCTCCAGGTCGCGGATCGCGGTGTACAGCCGGTCGCTGTCGCCGTGGGCGCGGCCGTCGCGGTGCAGCCAGACGATGTCGGCGTTCGCGCGGGTCTCCAGGTGGTGCTCCTCGGCCGCGTCGTCGACGAGCACGAAGACCTTGGCCACCGCGCCCTCGGGCAGGATCTCCAGGTACCGGGCGACGCCGGGCAGCCCGGTCTCGTCGCAGCCGAGCAGGTACCAGTCGAAGTCCAGGTCGGCCAGCACGGAGCCGCGCGGCCCGGCCAGGCCGAGCTTCTGCCCCGGCGCGGCCTGCTCGGCCCAGACGGAGGCGACACCGCTGCCGTGCAGCACGAAGTCGAGGTCCAGCTCGCCGGCCTCGCGGTCGAAGCGCCGGGTGGTGTAGTCGCGGGAGATCGGGTACGGCGGGGAGTCGGGGAAGATCAGGCCCTCGTCGTCGTCCCCCAGCAGGGGCAGCACCGGCTCGGTCTCGCCGGGCGCCGGGAAGAAGGCCTTCACGTGGTCGGCGGGCGCCTGGTCGACGAAGCCGGCCAGTTCGGGTCCGCCGAGGGTGACCCGGACCATCCGGGGCGTGATCCGGGTGACCCGGAGGACCTCCAGGGTCCGCAGCGCGAGGTCGTGGTAGACGGTCTTGATCCGGTGGGCGTTGTCGCTCATGGGTGTCCTCGTTTCGGGCCGGGGGAAGCACGGAGCCCCCCGGGAAGTGCGGCCGGACGGCGGCAGCCGGTCCGGCGGTACGGCGGCGCGGCGCCCGGCGGGGCCCGGGCGGCGCGGCGGCCGCTCACACCCCCTCCGCCAGCGCGCGCTGCACCAAGGGACCGATCCGGTCCAGGGCGGGAGGGTCCATCAGCTCGTCGTGGGAGACGTCGAGGACGTGCTCCACCAGCCGGCCGCGCAGGTACCCGGGCCAGACCAGGCCCGGGGCGTCCCCGGGGGCGGTGGTGCGGGCCGCGGTGACGAACAGGGCGTCACCCGTCCACTCCGGGGTGCGGCTTCGCGCCAGCAGCCGCACGCAGTGGAGGTTGGTGTCGACCACGGCCTCCAGCAGGTCGCGGTCGAAGCCGGCGAGGAGACCCCGGCTGTCGCGGACCGCGGCGATCGCCCGCTCCCGGTCGACGGCGCCCCCGGCTCCCTCCCCCTCGTCCCCGCCCGCCGGGGCGATCCCGGCGACACCGAGCAGGAAGCCGCTCTCCTCCTCGGCGAGGCGCTCGCGGAACGCCGGGTCGTCGGCGAACGCCCAGTCCTCGGTCTCCGGCGGGTAGGCGTCCAGCAGTCCGAGGAAGGCCACCTCCTCGCCGTCCCGCTGGAGCAGCGCGGCCATGGTGTGCGCGACCGTGCCGCCGAAGGAGTAGCCCAGCAGGTGGTACGGGCCGTGCGGGCGGACCGCGCGCAGCTCGGCGAGGTAGAGCTCGGCGAGCCCGCGGACGTCGTCGACGTCCGGGAGTTCGCCCCGCAGACCGGGCGACTGGAGGCCGTAGAGCGGGCGCTCCGGGTCGAGGTGGCGCAGCAGCCCGGCGTACTGCCAGCTGAAGCCCGAGGCCGGGTGGACGCAGAACAGCGGTGGCAGCGATCCCCGTTCGCGCAGCGGCAGCAGGGTGCGCAGCGCGTCGGCGCGGGCGTCGGTGCCGATCCGGGCGGCGGCCTCGGCCACGGTCGGCGCCGTCATCAGGGTCGCCACCTGGACCGGGGTGTTGAGTTCGGCGCGGATCCGGCCGGCCAGGCGCATGGCGAGCAGGGAGTGGCCGCCGAGTTCGAAGAAGTTGTCGTCGACGCCGACGGCGGGCAGGCCCAGCACCTCGGCGAAGAGCCGGCAGAGCAGTTCCTCGCGGGTGTCGGCGGGCGGGCGCCCGGCCGGGCCGGCGGCGGGCGGGGCGGGCAGCGCCGCCCGGTCGAGCTTGCCGTTGACGGTGAGCGGCAGCGCGGGGAGGGTGACGAAGGCGGCCGGCACCAGGTACTCGGGCAGAGTGGCGGCGAGCCCGGCGCGCAGTTCGGCCGGCCCGGCCGGGTGCCCGGGCACGGGCACCGTGTAGGCGACGAGGCGGTGCCCGGCCGGGCCGGGCCGGGCGACGACGGCGGCGGCGGCCACCGCGTCCAGGGCCAGCAGCGCCGACTCGACCTCGCCCGGCTCGACCCGGAAGCCGCGGATCTTCACCTGCTGGTCGGTGCGGCCGAGGTAGTCGATCGGGCCGTCCGGGCGGCGGCGCACCAGGTCCCCGGTGCGGTACATCCGGCCGCCGGGCGGGCCGTACGGGTCGGCGACGAAGCGGGCGGCGGTCGGTCCGGGTCGGTCGTGGTAGCCGCGGGCCAGGCCGTCGCCGGACAGGTACAGCTCGCCGGGGGTCCCGTCCGGCACCGGGCGCAGCGCGTGGTCGAGCACCAGGGCGCGGGTGTTCATGATCGGGCGTCCGACGGTGGCGGTGCGGCTCTCGTCCACACCGCTGCCGAGTGCGTTGATGGTGTACTCGGTCGGGCCGTAGAGGTTGTAGCCGGTGGTGCCGTCGGTCCGGGCCAGCAGCTGCCAGAGCGACTCGGGGACGGCCTCGCCGCCGAGCAGCACCAGCAGCGGCCGGTGCCGGCCGGGGTCGAGCAGTCCGGCCTCGACCAGCTGCTGGGCGTAGGAGGGCGTGACGTTGAGGACGTCGATCCGCTCGCGCCGGTAGTGCTCGACCAGGGCCTGCGGGTCGAGCCGGAGCCGCTCGTCGATCACGTGCACCTCGTGCCCGTCGACCAGCCAGAACAGCTCCTCCCAGGACATGTCGAAGGCGAAGGAGACGGTGTGCGCGATGCGCAGCCGGCGGCCGTCGGCGCGTTCCTCGACCGGGGCGAAGATCCTGGCCCGGTGGTTGACCAGCATGGTGGTCAGGCCGCGGTGCGGGACGACGACGCCCTTGGGGCGGCCGGTGGAGCCGGAGGTGTGGATGACGTACGCCGGGTGGTCGAGGTGCCGGGGGCCGGGCAGGTCGGCGGCGGTGACCGGGGCCGGGTCGGCGGGGCCGGGCGGACCGGCCGGGTCGTCCAGCAGCAGCCGGTGGGTGCCGGGGTCCTCCGGCAGCCGGTCCGCGACGGCGGCGACGGTGACCAGGCAGCACGGGCGGACGTCCTCGACCATCGCGGCCAGCCGCTCGTCCGGGTGGTCGAGGTCCAGCGGCAGGTAGGCGGCGCCGCTGCGCAGCACGGCGAACAGCGCGGCGACGTAGTCGGCCGACCGCGGCAGGGCGAGCGCGACCACGGCCTCGGGTCCGGCGCCGCGGGCGAGCAGGGCCCGGGCGAGCCGGTCGGCGCGGCGGTCGAGTTCGGCGTAGCTCAACCGCTCGCCGCCGCAGACCAGGGCGGTGGCGTCGGGAGTGCGGGCGGCCCGCTCGGCGAGCAGCCGGTCGACGGTGGTGGCGGGGACGGGGTGGCCGGTGTCGTCGCCGAGGGCGAGCAGCCGGGCCCGCTCCCCGGGCGGGGTGAGGGCGAGGCGGCCGACCGGGCGGGCGGCGGCGTCCGGCAGGGCGCGCACCAGGGCTTCGAGCCGGTCGGCGACGGCCGCGGCGGTGGCGTCGTCGATCAGGTCGGGGCGGTGGGCGAGGCTGAGTTCGACGGCGCGGTCGGGCGTGACGGCGAGGGTCAGCGGGTAGTGGGTGCCGTCGACGCTGTGGGTCCAGCCGATGGCGTGCCGGGCGACGGCCGCCTCGCGGGCGGCGTCGTCGAGCGGGGTGTTGCGGAAGACGTAGAGGGTGTCGAAGAGCCGGCCGAAGCCGCTGAGCCGCTGGACGCTGCCGAGTCCGGCCTGGTGGTGCGGGAGCATCGCCGCGTGCTCGCGCTGGGTGCGGACCAGGAAGTCGCGGACCGGTTCGCCCGGCCGGACGGTGACCCGGAACGGCAGGGTGTTCATGAACATCCCGATCATCGTGTCCGCGGCGGGGAGCTCCGGCGGCCGGCCGGAGACGGTGGCGCCGAAGACCACGTCGTCCGATCCGGTGAGGCCCGCCAGGGTGAGCGCCCAGGCGGCGCTGAGCACCGTGTTGAGGGTGACGCCGCAGGAGCGGGCGAAGGCGCGCAGGGCGTCGGCGGCCGGTTCGTCCAGCAGGACGGTGCGGACCCGCGCGATCACGGGCTGCCGGGCCGGGTCCTCGGGGGCGACCAGGGTGGCCGCGGGCAGGCCGGCCAGGTGGTCGCGCCAGGCCTCGGCCGACGCCGCGCGGTCGGTGGCGGCGAGGTGCTGGAGGAACTCCCGGTAGGGGGTGGCGGGCGGCAGCGCGTCCTCGTCGCCGCCGTGCTGGTAGAGCGCGAACAGCTCCTCGAAGAACAGCGACTCCGACCAGCCGTCGGTGAGGATGTGGTGCTGCGTCACGCAGAGCACGTACCGCTGGGGGCCGAACCGGAACAGGGTGACCCGCAGCAGCGGCGGGTCGGCCAGGTCGAACCGGGTGGCGGCGTCGGCGTGCGAGAACTCCTCCAGGGCGCGGTCCTGGGCGGCCCGGTCGAGGTGGGCGAGGTCGACCTCGTGCCAGGGCAGCGACCAGCGGCCGGGGACCACCTGCACCGGCTCGTCCAGGCCCTCGTGCCGGAACCCGGCGCGCAGGTTGGGGTGGCGGCGCAGCAGGGCCTCGACGGCGGCCCGCAGCGCGGCGGCGTCGACCGGGTGCAGCAGCTCGACGAAGTTCTGCATCAGGTAGACGTCGAGGGCGCGGTCGTCGTAGACGGCGTGGAAGTACAGGCCCTCCTGGAGCGGGGAGAGCGGCAGGACGTCCGCGGCTCCGGGGCACTGCTCCTCGGCCCGGCGGCGGGTCTCCGCGGGCAGCAGGGCGGCCGCGGCGGCGGTCCGTCCGGGGGCGGGCGCGGTGGCGGCGCCGGCCAGCCGGGCGGGGGTGCGGTGCTCGAAGACGGCGCGCGGGGTGAGGACCAGTTGCTCCTTGCGGAGCCTGGAGACCAGCTGGATCGAGGTGATGGAGTCGCCGCCGAGGGCGAAGAAGTCGTCGTCCACGCCTGCCGCGGTGAGGCCGAGGAGGTCGGCGAAGGCCCGGCAGACCGCGTCCTCGGCGGGGGTGCGCGGGGGCGCGGACCGGGCGTCGCCGGTCAGCGCGGGCACGGGCAGCGCGGCCCGGTCGAGCTTGCCGTTGACGGTGAGCGGCAGCCGGTCGACGGTCACCAGGGCGGCGGGCACCAGGTGGTCGGGCAGCTTCCCGGCCAGGGCGCGGCGGGTGGCGGCCGGGTCGGCGGGGCCGGTGAGGTAGCCGACCAGGCGCCGGACGCCGGGGGTGTCCTCGCGGACCACGACCGCGGCGGTGGCGACGCCCGGCAGGGCGGTGAGGGCGGCCTCGATCTCACCGGGTTCGATCCGGTGGCCGCGGATCTTGACCTGCTCGTCGGCGCGGCCGAGGTACTCCAGGCGGCCGTCGGGCAGACGGCGCACCAGGTCGCCGGTGCGGTACATCCGGGTGCCGGGCGGGCCGCAGGGGTCGGCGAGGAAGCGCTCGGCGGTGAGTCCGGGGCGGCCCAGGTAGCCGCGG comes from Streptomyces sp. TLI_053 and encodes:
- a CDS encoding non-ribosomal peptide synthetase gives rise to the protein MTEARLQDMLPLSPLQEGMLFLSSYDERAPDVYTVQLTVALDGPVDPDRLTAAARALLGRHANLRAGFWYENMPQPVQFVPAEVDLAVRPHDLRAAHAADPTGAALRGLERAELAERFVLHRPPLLRLALARLTDREHRLVVTVHHILVDGWSMPLLVRELLALYDRDGDPRGLPDVRPYRDHLRRLAGRDRAAAEAAWRTALAGTDGPTLLAAPDPARRPVRPARHAVRLGEEATAALHATARRLGTTPSTVLQCAWGLLLGSLTGRRDTVFGLTVSGRPEDLPGADTMIGLFITTVPVRVDSRPQESFAELVRRFRAEQNGLLAHQHLGLQAIQKQAGGGELFDTLLVIENYPVDPSARPALAGGATVTGVTARDATHYPLTLAVTLERAAVLELEYRPDLFTADRVELIGERLAELLAQVTAGPDRPVGALRTVTAAEHARAAARGRGPAPAPYEGPVTDRFTAHAATAPGATALVCGGRRTSSAELERRSAALARRLAARGIGPEAVVALALPRTEAAVVALLGVLRAGAAYLPLDLDHPDERLAAMLEDVRPACVVTTAAAAARLPAAAAAPLLLDPSGRTVEGETVAGKAVTGKAVTGKAVTGKAVTGKADVGDGDGVEGAPAVRRPGPEHPAYVIHTSGSTGRPKGVVLTHRGLANLFAHHRAALIDPAARTAGRRVRALHTASFSFDTAWEQLFWLLAGHEMHLLDEHERRDPEFAVDYVRRHRIDTLDVTPTQARQLLEWGLLADGEHRPALLLLGGEAVPPAQWAAVRACEGLRAVNLYGPTEFTVDALAADLADSAGPLIGAPLSGTTALVLDHALRPTPDGAPGELYLAGTGLARGYLGRPGLTAERFLADPCGPPGTRMYRTGDLVRRLPDGRLEYLGRADEQVKIRGHRIEPGEIEAALTALPGVATAAVVVREDTPGVRRLVGYLTGPADPAATRRALAGKLPDHLVPAALVTVDRLPLTVNGKLDRAALPVPALTGDARSAPPRTPAEDAVCRAFADLLGLTAAGVDDDFFALGGDSITSIQLVSRLRKEQLVLTPRAVFEHRTPARLAGAATAPAPGRTAAAAALLPAETRRRAEEQCPGAADVLPLSPLQEGLYFHAVYDDRALDVYLMQNFVELLHPVDAAALRAAVEALLRRHPNLRAGFRHEGLDEPVQVVPGRWSLPWHEVDLAHLDRAAQDRALEEFSHADAATRFDLADPPLLRVTLFRFGPQRYVLCVTQHHILTDGWSESLFFEELFALYQHGGDEDALPPATPYREFLQHLAATDRAASAEAWRDHLAGLPAATLVAPEDPARQPVIARVRTVLLDEPAADALRAFARSCGVTLNTVLSAAWALTLAGLTGSDDVVFGATVSGRPPELPAADTMIGMFMNTLPFRVTVRPGEPVRDFLVRTQREHAAMLPHHQAGLGSVQRLSGFGRLFDTLYVFRNTPLDDAAREAAVARHAIGWTHSVDGTHYPLTLAVTPDRAVELSLAHRPDLIDDATAAAVADRLEALVRALPDAAARPVGRLALTPPGERARLLALGDDTGHPVPATTVDRLLAERAARTPDATALVCGGERLSYAELDRRADRLARALLARGAGPEAVVALALPRSADYVAALFAVLRSGAAYLPLDLDHPDERLAAMVEDVRPCCLVTVAAVADRLPEDPGTHRLLLDDPAGPPGPADPAPVTAADLPGPRHLDHPAYVIHTSGSTGRPKGVVVPHRGLTTMLVNHRARIFAPVEERADGRRLRIAHTVSFAFDMSWEELFWLVDGHEVHVIDERLRLDPQALVEHYRRERIDVLNVTPSYAQQLVEAGLLDPGRHRPLLVLLGGEAVPESLWQLLARTDGTTGYNLYGPTEYTINALGSGVDESRTATVGRPIMNTRALVLDHALRPVPDGTPGELYLSGDGLARGYHDRPGPTAARFVADPYGPPGGRMYRTGDLVRRRPDGPIDYLGRTDQQVKIRGFRVEPGEVESALLALDAVAAAAVVARPGPAGHRLVAYTVPVPGHPAGPAELRAGLAATLPEYLVPAAFVTLPALPLTVNGKLDRAALPAPPAAGPAGRPPADTREELLCRLFAEVLGLPAVGVDDNFFELGGHSLLAMRLAGRIRAELNTPVQVATLMTAPTVAEAAARIGTDARADALRTLLPLRERGSLPPLFCVHPASGFSWQYAGLLRHLDPERPLYGLQSPGLRGELPDVDDVRGLAELYLAELRAVRPHGPYHLLGYSFGGTVAHTMAALLQRDGEEVAFLGLLDAYPPETEDWAFADDPAFRERLAEEESGFLLGVAGIAPAGGDEGEGAGGAVDRERAIAAVRDSRGLLAGFDRDLLEAVVDTNLHCVRLLARSRTPEWTGDALFVTAARTTAPGDAPGLVWPGYLRGRLVEHVLDVSHDELMDPPALDRIGPLVQRALAEGV